One Xiphias gladius isolate SHS-SW01 ecotype Sanya breed wild chromosome 13, ASM1685928v1, whole genome shotgun sequence genomic window carries:
- the LOC120798288 gene encoding tubulin alpha-1C chain-like — MRECISIHVGQAGVQMGNTCWELYCLEHGIRPDGHMPTDKPTGGYDDSFTTFFSETGTGKYVPRAIFVDLEPTVIDEVRTGTYRQLFHPEQLISGKEDAANNYARGHYTVGKEHIDSVLDRIRKLSDQCTGLQGFLVFHSFGGGTGSGFTSLLMERLSVDFGKKSKLEFAIYPAPQVSTAVVEPYNSILTTHTTLEHSDCAFMVDNEAIYDICRRNLDIERPSYTNLNRLISQIVSSITASLRFDGALNVDLTEFQTNLVPYPRIHFPLATYAPVISAEKAYHEQLTVAEITNSCFEPANQMVKCDPRHGKYMACCLLYRGDVMPKDVNVAISNIKTKRSIQFVDWCPTGFKVGINYQPPTVVPGGDLAKVQRAVCMLSNTTAIAEAWARLDHKFDLMYAKRAFVHWYVGEGMEEGEFSEAREDMAALEKDYEEVGIDSFEEDEEGEEY; from the exons ATG CGCGAGTGTATCTCTATCCATGTGGGCCAGGCCGGTGTCCAGATGGGCAACACCTGCTGGGAGCTGTACTGCCTGGAGCACGGCATCAGGCCGGACGGCCACATGCCCACCGACAAGCCCACTGGAGGCTACGACGACTCCTTCACCACCTTCTTCAGCGAGACCGGCACGGGGAAGTACGTCCCCAGAGCCATCTTTGTCGACCTGGAGCCCACTGTCATTg atGAGGTTCGTACAGGCACATATCGCCAGCTTTTCCACCCTGAGCAGCTGATCTCAGGGAAGGAGGACGCCGCCAACAACTACGCCCGTGGCCACTACACTGTCGGAAAAGAGCACATCGACTCTGTTCTCGACCGGATCCGCAAACTG TCTGACCAGTGCACAGGGCTCCAAGGCTTCCTGGTCTTCCACTCCTTCGGAGGAGGAACCGGCTCAGGCTTCACCTCTCTTCTGATGGAGCGCCTCTCAGTAGACTTTGGCAAGAAGTCCAAGCTGGAGTTTGCCATTTACCCGGCTCCTCAGGTGTCCACAGCCGTGGTGGAGCCCTACAACTCCATCCTGACCACCCACACCACCCTGGAGCACTCCGACTGCGCCTTCATGGTGGACAACGAGGCCATCTACGACATCTGTCGCAGGAATTTGGACATCGAGCGTCCGTCTTACACCAACCTGAATCGCCTCATCAGCCAGATAGTCTCCTCCATCACTGCTTCCTTGCGCTTTGATGGCGCCTTGAACGTGGACCTGACAGAGTTCCAGACCAACCTGGTGCCCTACCCTCGTATCCACTTCCCTCTGGCCACCTATGCCCCAGTTATCTCAGCTGAAAAGGCCTACCATGAGCAGCTCACTGTAGCTGAAATCACCAACTCCTGCTTCGAGCCAGCCAATCAGATGGTAAAATGCGACCCCCGTCACGGAAAATACATGGCCTGCTGCCTTCTGTACCGTGGAGACGTTATGCCCAAAGACGTCAATGTGGCGAtcagcaacatcaaaaccaaGCGCAGCATCCAGTTTGTGGACTGGTGTCCCACAGGCTTCAAGGTGGGCATCAACTACCAGCCTCCCACTGTGGTTCCCGGAGGAGACCTGGCCAAGGTGCAGAGGGCCGTGTGCATGCTGAGCAACACCACCGCCATCGCCGAGGCCTGGGCTCGACTGGACCACAAGTTCGACCTGATGTACGCCAAGAGGGCCTTCGTCCACTGGTACGTCGGAGAGGGTATGGAGGAGGGAGAGTTCTCAGAGGCCAGAGAGGACATGGCCGCCCTGGAGAAGGATTACGAAGAGGTCGGCATCGACTCATTcgaagaagatgaagagggtGAAGAGTATTAA
- the LOC120798017 gene encoding nuclear receptor subfamily 4 group A member 2-like — protein MPCVQSQCGSSPQGASPASQSAGGERSCDFLTPEFVKFSMDLANSEISAATSGPSFGPLADTYSPGYDVKPPCLFQMPVQGELPCVKVEDAHGCPRYQPNQHPSHQSDELLSSTGSVYYYRSPSPHAPISSSFQTPPGHIWDDSGSLYSFRQDYLAAAHRKNTLSRFSLFSFKHAQHSGQSLSTCQMKFDGSLHVSMNLDTAGAHQPLDSPGVLGSAGLGKQPGLGFPHPLQLAHSHHFMDYQAPSAPSRGPLSTEGLCAVCGDNAACQHYGVRTCEGCKGFFKRTVQKNAKYVCLAAKSCPVDKRRRNRCQYCRFQKCLAVGMVKEVVRTDSLKGRRGRLPSKPKALSDSSSPVSTLLSALIRAHVESNPPPSRLDFSKFKESPGSPLGDDAQHVRQFYDLLTRSMEVIRGWAQKIPGFTSLPKHDQDLLFYSAFLELFVLRLSFRSNPEEGKLIFCDGSVWHRLQCLRGFGEWIDSIVEFSANLQRMNLDVSTFSCICTLALVTERHGLKEPKKVEELQNNIVKCLKDGGMCGDGGSSCWSNHLSRLLEKLPELRTLCIQGLQRIFYLKLEDLVPPPAIIDKLFLDTLPF, from the exons ATGCCGTGCGTCCAGAGCCAGTGCGGGTCCTCGCCGCAAGGAGCCAGCCCGGCTTCCCAGAGCGCCGGCGGGGAGCGCAGCTGCGACTTTCTCACCCCGGAGTTTGTCAAGTTCAGCATGGACCTTGCTAACAGTGAAATCTCAGCTGCAACGTCGGGCCCCAGTTTTGGCCCTTTGGCGGACACTTACAGCCCCGGGTACGACGTGAAGCCCCCGTGCCTCTTCCAAATGCCAGTTCAGGGGGAGCTTCCTTGCGTCAAGGTGGAGGATGCGCACGGGTGTCCGCGGTATCAGCCGAATCAGCATCCCTCGCACCAGTCCGACGAGCTACTCTCCTCCACGGGCTCCGTTTACTATTACCGGTCGCCCTCACCGCACGCCCCCATCTCGTCCAGCTTCCAAACGCCACCGGGACACATCTGGGATGACTCCGGCTCTCTGTACAGTTTTCGACAGGACTATTTGGCGGCGGCGCATAGGAAAAACACACTATCCAGATTTTCGCTGTTTTCCTTCAAACACGCGCAACACAGCGGTCAGAGCTTGTCCACCTGTCAGATGAAATTTGACGGATCTCTACACGTGTCCATGAACCTGGACACAGCCGGAGCGCACCAGCCGCTGGACAGTCCCGGGGTTTTGGGTTCCGCCGGCCTGGGAAAGCAACCCGGTTTGGGATTTCCTCACCCGCTCCAGCTCGCCCACAGTCACCACTTTATGGACTACCAGGCTCCCTCTGCGCCCAGCCGAGGCCCGCTCAGCACGGAGGGGCTGTGCGCGGTGTGCGGGGATAACGCAGCCTGCCAGCACTACGGAGTGCGCACCTGCGAGGGCTGCAAGGGTTTCTTCAAG CGCACAGTGCAAAAAAATGCTAAGTACGTGTGTTTGGCTGCCAAAAGCTGCCCCGTGGACAAACGCAGGAGGAACCGATGCCAATATTGTCGCTTTCAGAAGTGCCTTGCAGTGGGAATGGTCAAAGAAG TAGTGAGGACAGACAGTCTGAAAGGTCGAAGAGGTCGCCTGCCATCCAAACCTAAAGCTCTTTCAGACTCGTCTTCACCTGTCAGCACCCTCCTGAGTGCCCTCATCAGGGCACATGTGGAGTCAAACCCTCCACCCTCTCGCCTTGACTTCTCCAAA TTCAAGGAGAGTCCTGGAAGTCCACTGGGAGATGATGCACAGCATGTCCGTCAGTTTTACGACCTCCTGACCAGATCAATGGAGGTGATTCGAGGGTGGGCGCAGAAGATCCCGGGCTTTACCTCCCTACCCAAGCACGACCAAGACCTGCTCTTCTATTCAGCTTTCCTGGAACTCTTTGTTTTACGACTCTCGTTCAG ATCCAACCCAGAGGAAGGGAAGCTGATCTTCTGCGATGGGTCAGTGTGGCACCGGCTCCAGTGCCTGAGGGGCTTTGGGGAGTGGATCGACAGCATCGTTGAATTCTCTGCCAACCTGCAGAGGATGAACCTGGACGTCTCCACCTTTTCCTGCATATGCACCCTCGCCCTGGTCACTG AGAGGCACGGACTGAAGGAGCCCAAGAAagtggaggagctgcagaaCAACATCGTCAAGTGCTTGAAGGACGGCGGGATGTGCGGCGACGGAGGCTCCAGCTGCTGGTCCAACCATTTGTCCAGACTTTTAGAAAAGCTGCCTGAACTCCGCACTCTGTGCATCCAGGGCCTGCAGAGGATTTTCTATTTGAAGCTGGAGGATCTGGTGCCGCCGCCTGCAATAATAGATAAGTTGTTCCTCGACACATTGCCATTTTAG